A single genomic interval of Leptospira dzoumogneensis harbors:
- a CDS encoding MBL fold metallo-hydrolase, whose translation MNIKDSRSGFFSLLTAVLLLQNCLTSSANIQDYKEHFIGNDPKDLSSEIPKGKVRAVFLGTSSILLDDGETQILTDGFFSRPSLFRTIFSKIHSDEQEIKYVMLLAGIKRLKGILVCHSHYDHSMDSPFIAKETGAKLYGSLSTIQIGKGGGLPEEQLALFQPGKKIQIGKFKITVLNSKHTPPFKILGKTNAADPNRPDLTEALSQPAKAEDYIEGGTYDFLVEHGKHSILIKGSTNYIENAWDGLKADVLFLGIAMLGKQEEGFKSKYYEETVTKTSPKIVIPVHWDNFFKPLSEPLEPNLSLGDDVKTGMEFMIQKTSQDGIQFKILRGFESILLF comes from the coding sequence ATGAATATAAAAGATTCTAGGTCCGGGTTTTTTAGTCTTTTGACTGCGGTCTTATTATTGCAGAACTGTCTGACTTCTTCTGCAAATATCCAGGACTATAAGGAACATTTTATAGGTAATGATCCCAAGGATCTTTCTTCTGAGATACCAAAAGGAAAAGTAAGAGCGGTATTTTTGGGGACAAGCTCCATTCTACTGGATGATGGAGAGACCCAGATCTTGACGGACGGATTTTTTTCCAGGCCTTCACTTTTTAGGACCATATTCTCAAAAATCCATTCGGATGAGCAAGAGATCAAATACGTTATGCTTCTTGCAGGAATCAAACGTTTGAAAGGGATCCTCGTATGCCATTCCCATTACGATCATTCTATGGATTCTCCTTTTATCGCGAAGGAGACCGGAGCCAAGTTATACGGTTCTCTCTCCACCATCCAAATTGGAAAAGGGGGAGGGTTACCTGAGGAGCAGTTGGCATTATTTCAACCTGGCAAGAAGATCCAAATAGGTAAATTTAAGATCACTGTGCTGAATTCTAAACATACTCCTCCTTTTAAAATTTTAGGAAAAACGAATGCTGCTGATCCAAACAGACCGGATTTAACGGAAGCACTGTCTCAACCTGCTAAGGCAGAGGATTATATTGAGGGTGGGACCTACGACTTTCTGGTAGAACATGGAAAACATTCCATCTTGATCAAAGGAAGTACGAATTATATAGAGAATGCTTGGGATGGTTTAAAGGCGGACGTTCTATTCTTAGGGATTGCGATGCTCGGCAAACAAGAAGAAGGATTTAAGTCAAAGTATTACGAAGAAACCGTGACCAAAACTTCTCCCAAGATAGTGATCCCTGTGCATTGGGACAATTTTTTCAAACCGTTAAGCGAACCATTGGAGCCTAATTTAAGTTTAGGAGACGATGTGAAAACCGGAATGGAATTCATGATACAAAAAACTTCTCAAGACGGGATCCAATTCAAGATACTAAGAGGATTCGAGAGCATTCTGTTATTTTAA
- a CDS encoding di-heme oxidoredictase family protein has protein sequence MTSYDFTSRAYLQFPPGLPLDKISDFTVGQSVFEVPWENSSSGQIDRRGLGPLFNANSCLACHIGNGIGNIPSGPEETMFTALVRLSDDPNYGGQFQPFSLSVVPAEGKVSVSYSQVSGVFKDGTSYTLRKPKVEFSDLNYGPLASDGEIYSLRITSKVIGMGLLEAIPDKTLLSLQDESDVNLDGISGRINLIPDIATGTNKIGRFGWKANEPNLKQQGSRAFLEDIGVTSPLFPFKNCTSAQTACDSSPHGSLPELNPAKIDMMVKYMKLIAVPARRSPSSSETIAGKKIFFQAGCNSCHISKLVTGNISGAPEISAQTIRPYTDLLLHDMGEGLKDGRPDHLASGREWRTPPLWGIGLVPKVNGTLQLLHDGRAESFMEAVLWHGGEAERSRQYVLGLSSSQREQLVKFLESL, from the coding sequence ATGACCTCCTACGATTTTACTTCCAGGGCATATTTACAATTTCCTCCCGGCCTTCCTCTGGATAAAATTTCAGATTTTACGGTGGGACAATCAGTCTTCGAGGTTCCTTGGGAAAATTCCAGTTCTGGCCAAATAGACAGAAGAGGGCTTGGGCCTCTATTCAATGCAAATTCCTGCTTGGCCTGCCATATAGGAAATGGAATAGGAAATATTCCCTCCGGACCGGAAGAGACCATGTTCACTGCACTCGTAAGACTCAGCGATGATCCGAATTATGGAGGACAATTCCAACCGTTCTCTTTAAGCGTCGTTCCCGCAGAAGGAAAGGTATCGGTCTCTTATTCCCAAGTATCGGGAGTTTTCAAGGATGGAACTTCCTATACATTAAGAAAGCCTAAAGTAGAATTTTCCGATCTGAATTACGGACCATTGGCCTCGGACGGAGAAATATATTCCCTCAGAATCACTTCCAAGGTGATCGGAATGGGATTATTAGAAGCAATCCCGGACAAAACATTACTTTCTCTACAAGATGAATCCGATGTAAATTTAGATGGAATTTCAGGAAGGATCAACCTAATCCCGGATATTGCAACAGGAACAAACAAAATAGGAAGATTCGGCTGGAAAGCAAATGAACCCAATCTAAAACAACAAGGTTCTCGTGCATTTTTAGAAGATATAGGAGTGACCAGTCCTCTTTTTCCTTTTAAGAACTGCACATCCGCTCAAACAGCGTGTGATTCTTCTCCGCATGGCAGCTTGCCGGAATTAAATCCCGCGAAAATAGATATGATGGTAAAATACATGAAGTTGATCGCCGTTCCTGCCCGAAGATCCCCTTCTTCTTCCGAAACTATTGCGGGAAAAAAGATCTTCTTTCAGGCGGGATGTAATTCTTGCCATATTTCTAAATTAGTAACCGGTAATATTTCCGGTGCTCCCGAGATCTCAGCACAAACAATCCGGCCTTATACGGATCTTCTATTACATGATATGGGAGAAGGTCTAAAAGACGGAAGACCGGATCATTTAGCCTCAGGAAGAGAATGGAGAACTCCTCCTCTTTGGGGGATCGGCCTAGTTCCCAAAGTAAATGGAACATTACAATTATTGCATGATGGAAGAGCTGAGAGTTTTATGGAAGCAGTTCTATGGCATGGAGGAGAAGCGGAAAGAAGCAGACAATACGTATTAGGACTTTCCTCTTCTCAAAGAGAGCAGCTAGTTAAATTTCTGGAATCACTTTAA
- a CDS encoding sensor histidine kinase, translated as MKSKHNVLIFIPSLIGTLVLFGWLLDIEILKRPRVSMVAMNPMSALSFVFIGFALYLNLNRADSSKSRIVVRSIALFVLFVGLTKLYSIISGFDLGMDKVLFSDKIAKDIIRGIPNRMAPNTAFDFVVLGSAVFLSSYRKEVLSSISNYLCILVLLIGLFSVIGYVYQVQEFYGILSYIPMAIHTAVSFIFCSFALLLINGHSGFMKVFTSKSSGGILARVLIPFLIIVPVLFGYIRIYLNRLNPVSLELGVGFLMTGIILTFFVLVWFVANQLEKSDIARTDAERKLSELNHELERLVNSKTMDLFKSENRFRTILEQFPYPVLTYDPQGVCTGTNFAWEEMWNTRRDVLVDYNILKDPQIKEAGFFPFVEKAFGGEPAISEPFLYDPKLIGSSGRDRWLQMVLYPVKNTAGNILEVIVVHQDITASKEAENEIRLLNNELEERVKVRTEQLVLANKELESFSYSISHDLRAPIRGISGFTQILMEDYGVNFDAEGKRIIGKIIENAKQMGQLVDDLLEFSRLGRTELAEREISMKELAVTVYKELINLESGREIRFEIQDIPNVRADQPAVRQLWVNLISNAIKYTKKTGSPLIQIGFTESKEGTVFYVKDNGAGFNMQYYNKLFGVFQRLHSNADFEGTGVGLAIVKRIASRHGGNVWAESKEGEGATFYFTLPGQDPKLK; from the coding sequence TTGAAAAGTAAGCATAACGTATTAATTTTTATTCCTTCATTAATTGGGACTTTAGTCCTATTCGGATGGTTATTGGATATCGAGATCTTGAAACGGCCTAGGGTTTCTATGGTTGCGATGAATCCAATGTCAGCGCTTTCTTTTGTATTTATTGGATTTGCGCTTTATCTCAACTTAAATCGCGCCGATTCCAGCAAGTCTCGAATTGTCGTTCGTTCGATCGCGTTATTTGTTCTTTTCGTAGGTCTTACTAAATTGTATTCCATCATCAGTGGATTTGATCTAGGAATGGATAAGGTCCTTTTTTCGGATAAGATCGCAAAAGATATTATAAGAGGTATTCCGAATAGAATGGCTCCGAATACTGCTTTCGATTTTGTTGTGCTTGGTTCTGCCGTTTTTTTGAGTTCCTATAGAAAGGAAGTTTTAAGTTCTATTTCTAATTATTTATGTATTTTAGTGCTTTTGATAGGACTATTTTCGGTAATAGGTTATGTATACCAGGTCCAGGAATTTTATGGAATTCTTTCCTATATTCCTATGGCAATTCACACTGCCGTTAGTTTTATTTTCTGTTCTTTCGCTCTTCTTTTGATCAATGGACATTCAGGATTTATGAAAGTGTTCACGAGTAAAAGTTCTGGAGGGATCTTAGCTCGCGTTTTAATTCCGTTTTTGATCATTGTTCCCGTTTTGTTCGGCTATATTCGGATCTATCTGAACAGATTAAATCCTGTCAGTTTGGAACTCGGAGTAGGGTTCTTGATGACAGGGATTATACTTACTTTTTTCGTTCTAGTTTGGTTCGTTGCTAACCAATTGGAAAAATCGGATATAGCAAGAACGGATGCGGAAAGAAAACTTTCGGAACTGAATCATGAATTGGAGAGATTGGTCAATTCCAAAACTATGGACCTATTCAAAAGTGAGAACAGGTTCAGAACTATTTTAGAACAATTTCCTTATCCCGTATTGACTTATGATCCCCAAGGTGTATGTACCGGGACAAACTTCGCATGGGAAGAAATGTGGAATACTAGGAGAGATGTATTAGTCGATTATAATATATTGAAAGATCCTCAGATAAAGGAAGCCGGGTTTTTCCCTTTTGTGGAGAAAGCATTCGGCGGAGAACCTGCAATTTCAGAACCTTTTCTCTATGATCCTAAGTTAATAGGAAGTTCGGGAAGGGACCGCTGGTTACAAATGGTACTTTATCCCGTTAAAAATACCGCCGGGAATATATTAGAAGTGATCGTGGTTCACCAAGATATCACCGCAAGTAAAGAAGCGGAGAATGAGATCCGCCTATTGAATAATGAGCTGGAAGAAAGAGTAAAAGTCCGTACGGAACAATTGGTTTTGGCAAATAAGGAATTGGAATCCTTCTCCTATTCCATCTCTCACGACTTAAGAGCCCCTATCCGAGGGATCAGCGGTTTCACTCAGATCTTGATGGAAGATTACGGAGTGAATTTCGATGCGGAAGGAAAAAGGATCATCGGCAAGATCATAGAGAATGCAAAGCAGATGGGTCAGTTAGTGGACGATCTTCTGGAATTTTCCAGGTTAGGAAGGACCGAGCTTGCCGAAAGAGAAATTTCAATGAAGGAATTGGCCGTTACGGTATATAAAGAATTAATAAACTTAGAATCAGGCAGAGAGATCCGTTTTGAAATACAGGATATTCCGAATGTAAGAGCGGACCAGCCTGCGGTGCGTCAACTTTGGGTGAATTTGATCTCGAATGCGATCAAATATACTAAAAAAACAGGATCACCTCTTATCCAAATCGGTTTTACGGAATCCAAAGAAGGAACCGTCTTTTATGTAAAAGACAATGGCGCCGGTTTTAATATGCAGTATTATAATAAATTATTTGGGGTCTTCCAAAGATTACATTCCAATGCGGACTTTGAAGGCACAGGAGTGGGCCTTGCAATCGTCAAAAGGATCGCTTCTCGTCATGGAGGAAACGTATGGGCTGAGTCCAAAGAAGGAGAGGGGGCCACTTTCTATTTCACTCTACCTGGGCAGGATCCTAAATTAAAGTGA
- a CDS encoding 2OG-Fe(II) oxygenase encodes MICESGFFKIYARKRAQSKPIVFPPERGDMILFTTDFFPVKGAKDYYRSQVKHGTV; translated from the coding sequence ATGATCTGTGAGTCAGGATTTTTCAAAATTTATGCAAGGAAAAGGGCCCAATCTAAACCTATAGTCTTCCCTCCCGAAAGAGGAGATATGATCCTATTCACTACCGATTTTTTCCCTGTCAAAGGAGCAAAAGACTATTATAGATCTCAGGTTAAACATGGAACTGTTTGA
- a CDS encoding alpha-ketoglutarate-dependent dioxygenase AlkB family protein, translating into MELFESERQRNLLPYDGTVTYYGTILSGNLSDSLLKILLEEIPWKNDEAIIFGKHIITKRKVAWYGDSDYEYTYSNTTKRALPWTKELSELKSLTEKITGTKFNSCLLNLYNDGEEGMAWHSDDEKALGKNSTIVSLSFGAERKFYFKHKSTKERISLILEHGSLLVMQSAQESWLHSLPKTKSIKQPRINLTFRTMRY; encoded by the coding sequence ATGGAACTGTTTGAATCAGAAAGACAGAGAAACTTACTTCCGTATGATGGGACTGTTACTTATTACGGAACGATCCTTTCCGGGAATTTATCGGATAGTCTTCTCAAAATTTTACTCGAAGAGATCCCTTGGAAGAACGACGAGGCGATTATTTTCGGAAAACATATCATTACCAAAAGAAAAGTGGCCTGGTATGGAGATTCGGATTACGAATACACATATTCAAACACTACCAAAAGAGCTCTGCCTTGGACAAAAGAACTTTCAGAGCTAAAAAGTTTAACGGAAAAAATTACCGGAACCAAATTTAATTCCTGTTTACTCAATTTATACAATGATGGAGAAGAAGGAATGGCCTGGCATAGCGATGATGAAAAAGCATTGGGGAAAAATTCCACAATTGTTTCTTTATCATTCGGAGCGGAAAGAAAGTTCTACTTCAAACATAAGTCCACTAAGGAACGGATTTCCTTGATCTTAGAACATGGAAGTTTATTGGTCATGCAAAGTGCCCAAGAGTCCTGGCTGCATAGTCTTCCTAAAACCAAATCGATCAAACAACCCAGAATTAATCTAACTTTTAGAACAATGCGTTATTAA
- a CDS encoding DUF1761 domain-containing protein produces the protein MLPVIPLNYLAILVGVLANVVIGFLWFGPIFGKVWAKEMGLDNKEPDNKMMIKSMIIMIIGSFLTAYVLAHSLFVWKPSSWNLPGDGPAWMYGAYAAFYTWLGFYIPMLLGSVAWESKSWKLFFINAGYNLVSLAAIGLILAVWPA, from the coding sequence ATGTTACCGGTAATACCGTTAAATTATTTAGCAATTTTGGTTGGAGTTCTTGCAAACGTAGTGATCGGATTTCTTTGGTTCGGTCCGATCTTCGGTAAAGTCTGGGCGAAAGAAATGGGCTTGGACAATAAGGAACCCGATAACAAGATGATGATAAAATCCATGATTATCATGATCATCGGTTCTTTTCTAACGGCGTATGTTTTAGCTCATAGTTTATTTGTTTGGAAACCTTCTTCTTGGAATCTTCCTGGAGATGGGCCTGCTTGGATGTATGGAGCTTATGCCGCATTCTATACTTGGCTAGGATTTTACATACCGATGCTTTTAGGTTCTGTGGCCTGGGAATCGAAATCATGGAAATTATTTTTTATCAATGCAGGGTATAATTTGGTTTCTTTAGCGGCTATCGGTCTCATCCTAGCTGTTTGGCCGGCTTAA
- a CDS encoding RCC1 domain-containing protein: MKRLLPLVFLFVWTCSDSSSKTPMGLLGGTASTTGSNFEITSPSEGEVLSVYQFDLGVAGASSGTYEVFLNESKETEVVGETAEFQITKLKPKRGQNTLKVVLTNEEGNVLEKSVSFYFGNKLTAGGSHSGFIIDSFIYSCGRNNKGQLGTGFSEGDTSNPNIVKLTSISGIVSISYNQNNSLAIKEDGKVYTWGANAQGQLGLGNTTEPTVGTAGNPAAQTPPTEVPGITDAVMGAFGFNHAVILKSDGTVVAFGQNNVGQLGNADPAITSTTVSSNPVNVVGLTNIIQVIAGSQHSAALDSNGDVYVWGRNQYGNLGNGITSTSTAISSTPTKVPGLTDIKHIANGRDHILALKSDGTVFAWGLNASGQLGIGNQDSPKNSPLQVNNITNAIRVFAGGTQSFALLSDGSIQGWGENGQGNLGNPDAATKVTEPNLSVVGIAKGSSLGIGALHGFVLLPDSSVYGWGWNFRGSLGRPDLQDSWAAKTPVALTFP; this comes from the coding sequence ATGAAACGCCTATTACCCCTAGTTTTTCTATTCGTATGGACCTGCTCTGATTCTTCCTCCAAGACCCCAATGGGACTTTTAGGCGGGACTGCCTCCACTACCGGCTCCAATTTCGAGATCACCTCCCCCTCCGAAGGAGAGGTTTTATCCGTTTACCAGTTCGACTTAGGTGTCGCAGGCGCAAGCTCCGGAACCTACGAAGTCTTCCTGAACGAAAGTAAAGAAACGGAAGTCGTGGGTGAGACCGCTGAGTTCCAAATAACAAAACTCAAACCGAAAAGAGGACAAAACACACTCAAAGTAGTTTTAACAAATGAAGAAGGTAACGTACTAGAAAAATCCGTCTCCTTCTATTTCGGGAATAAACTGACCGCGGGTGGATCACATTCAGGATTTATAATAGACAGTTTTATCTATTCCTGCGGAAGAAATAATAAAGGCCAACTTGGGACCGGATTTTCAGAAGGAGATACGAGCAACCCTAATATAGTTAAACTCACTTCCATCTCCGGGATCGTAAGCATTTCATATAACCAAAATAATTCATTAGCGATCAAAGAAGACGGAAAAGTTTACACCTGGGGAGCGAATGCCCAGGGACAGTTAGGACTCGGGAACACAACTGAACCTACAGTCGGAACCGCAGGAAATCCTGCTGCACAAACGCCTCCTACTGAAGTCCCTGGGATCACCGACGCGGTTATGGGAGCATTCGGTTTCAATCATGCGGTAATCCTTAAGTCCGACGGAACAGTAGTCGCATTCGGACAAAATAATGTGGGTCAATTAGGAAATGCGGATCCGGCCATTACCAGTACTACTGTTTCTTCCAATCCAGTAAATGTAGTTGGGCTTACGAATATTATCCAAGTAATCGCAGGTTCACAACATTCTGCCGCTTTAGATTCAAACGGAGATGTTTATGTTTGGGGAAGAAACCAGTATGGGAATTTAGGAAATGGAATTACATCCACTTCGACTGCGATCTCTTCTACTCCGACAAAGGTTCCAGGTTTAACCGATATAAAACATATCGCGAACGGAAGGGATCATATTCTTGCACTGAAAAGCGACGGGACGGTTTTTGCCTGGGGATTAAACGCAAGCGGTCAATTGGGCATAGGAAACCAAGACAGTCCTAAAAATTCTCCATTACAAGTAAATAATATAACGAATGCGATCCGAGTATTCGCAGGCGGGACCCAAAGTTTTGCCCTGCTCTCCGACGGAAGTATCCAAGGCTGGGGAGAAAATGGACAAGGCAATCTAGGAAATCCGGATGCAGCTACTAAAGTTACTGAACCGAACTTAAGCGTGGTCGGAATTGCAAAAGGATCCAGCTTAGGGATAGGAGCTCTCCACGGATTCGTATTATTACCGGATAGTTCCGTCTATGGCTGGGGATGGAATTTTAGAGGTTCATTAGGAAGACCGGATCTACAAGATTCCTGGGCTGCTAAAACTCCTGTCGCTTTAACATTTCCATAA
- a CDS encoding 7TM diverse intracellular signaling domain-containing protein translates to MFSEEAIPLSSQVERKRISTEVYFLEDPNKGLGIEKASSGEYSGKFKKSDMDPLNFGQTNFDYWIRITLKNPEKTQIRKILEIDYTNIDRVDFFAEDISGKQELINSSGMAFPYPVRKVNHRNFIYTLDFKPEQIRTFYLKLNTSGGLVFPLILWNPETFYHHNADIHLGLGLYYGIMCVMILYHLLIFLSTRDISYLFFVTNIFGFFGIQLVLTGHGFQYLWSEHPDLQRNLYVVFTGICMSSLVLFAQKFLNTEENINRYLNYSLHFTWGLHTFLIFSPLFLPPELTVKVSLALSILAPSLVLIAASICFFKNYRPARYFLLAFSFLCISGMFVVLKFANLVGVSNWADDGLYIGSSMSALLFSFALADKINILKKEKEDAQRKIFEAQKENLEMHKTLNDSLETLVIERTKTIEEQKLDIEAKAKLIEKDLAIAGKIQFSLLPSVLPKAHNVRIAYRCIPMLHVGGDFVDLISDRTGRALGIFICDVTGHGTGAAMVAAMVKMALADWSDYLSDPGYMLAKMRAQLMGKLNGNFVTATMITFYPESGRILIANAGHPEAILIRKSNGKHETYRPSGIAINEFLSTPNYQTLKTELTKGDKLILYTDGLPEARSKEGDFYGDDRFLDLLKNFSELEPELFCNSVIGKIQHFTQEEQSSHDDMAMVVLEYLG, encoded by the coding sequence TTGTTTTCTGAGGAGGCTATTCCTTTATCTTCCCAAGTAGAACGCAAAAGAATTAGTACCGAGGTCTATTTTTTAGAAGATCCTAATAAGGGTCTTGGAATAGAGAAGGCCTCTTCAGGAGAATATTCCGGAAAATTTAAAAAATCGGATATGGATCCTCTGAACTTCGGACAGACTAACTTCGATTATTGGATCAGGATTACCCTTAAAAACCCAGAAAAGACACAGATCCGAAAAATTTTAGAAATAGATTATACGAATATAGATCGAGTGGATTTTTTTGCGGAGGATATATCCGGCAAACAGGAGTTAATCAATTCCAGTGGAATGGCTTTCCCTTATCCTGTTCGAAAAGTAAATCACAGAAATTTTATCTATACTTTGGATTTTAAGCCGGAACAGATCCGCACTTTTTATCTGAAGCTGAATACGAGCGGTGGTTTGGTTTTTCCTCTGATCTTATGGAATCCGGAAACATTCTATCATCATAACGCTGATATTCATTTAGGTCTTGGATTGTATTACGGGATCATGTGTGTGATGATCCTTTATCATTTATTGATATTCTTATCCACTCGTGATATCAGTTATCTATTTTTTGTGACCAATATTTTCGGATTTTTCGGGATACAATTGGTCCTTACCGGTCATGGATTCCAATACCTATGGTCGGAACATCCGGATCTGCAGAGGAATTTATACGTAGTCTTTACCGGAATATGTATGTCATCCTTGGTCTTATTCGCCCAAAAGTTTTTGAATACGGAAGAGAATATAAATCGTTATCTGAATTATTCTCTTCATTTCACTTGGGGACTTCATACTTTTCTAATATTTTCTCCTCTATTTTTGCCTCCTGAACTTACCGTAAAAGTAAGTCTCGCTTTAAGCATTCTTGCTCCTTCTTTGGTTTTAATCGCCGCTTCTATCTGTTTTTTCAAGAATTATAGACCGGCCAGATACTTTCTATTGGCGTTCAGCTTCTTATGTATCTCCGGAATGTTCGTGGTCTTAAAATTTGCGAACTTAGTTGGAGTTTCTAATTGGGCGGATGACGGATTATATATCGGATCTTCTATGTCCGCATTGTTATTTTCATTTGCATTGGCCGATAAGATCAATATCCTCAAAAAAGAAAAAGAAGACGCACAGCGTAAGATTTTCGAAGCACAAAAAGAAAATCTGGAAATGCACAAAACTCTGAACGATTCTTTGGAGACCTTGGTGATTGAAAGGACCAAGACGATAGAAGAGCAAAAACTGGATATAGAAGCTAAGGCAAAATTGATCGAAAAGGATCTCGCCATTGCCGGAAAGATCCAATTTTCACTTCTTCCTTCCGTTCTCCCAAAAGCGCATAATGTAAGGATCGCGTATAGATGTATCCCCATGCTTCATGTGGGAGGAGACTTCGTGGATCTGATCTCCGATAGAACAGGAAGAGCTCTGGGAATATTTATCTGCGATGTGACCGGACATGGAACAGGTGCCGCAATGGTCGCTGCAATGGTAAAGATGGCTCTTGCGGATTGGTCCGACTATTTAAGCGATCCGGGATACATGCTTGCGAAAATGAGAGCACAGCTCATGGGAAAACTGAACGGAAATTTTGTGACCGCTACCATGATCACATTCTATCCCGAATCAGGAAGGATCTTAATTGCAAATGCAGGTCATCCGGAAGCGATATTGATCCGTAAATCTAATGGAAAACATGAGACCTATCGCCCTTCCGGAATCGCGATCAATGAGTTCTTATCCACTCCTAATTACCAAACCTTAAAGACCGAGCTGACTAAGGGAGATAAACTTATCCTTTATACGGACGGTCTTCCTGAAGCAAGGTCCAAAGAAGGGGACTTTTACGGAGACGATAGATTTCTGGATCTTCTTAAAAATTTTTCGGAATTAGAGCCTGAACTTTTTTGTAACTCGGTGATCGGAAAGATCCAACATTTCACCCAAGAAGAACAAAGTTCTCATGATGACATGGCAATGGTCGTTTTGGAATATCTGGGTTAA
- a CDS encoding questin oxidase family protein has protein sequence MEEEDTMEKVLEYLEPFGPDLKNGLSNHAPMACEALLTMGKRESVFPWLERYGSQFLEKKKPRNKIYSGDWKDFLGVPETYPEWENFFNAELEEGPWQKTVSEWAVKLAPGICADATHGVIRTGHAVRSLTRKESRRRKRELASGLAVWASSYLELPTSFDSLLGLQPEDAIQKVDFVPEEFKNFSGTIVSSLQGLGDYDHFSPVIGYLNVSKQPEEIISGLSEGFSRVVLNNVEDNLSAIVFIHSVTSVSALRSILPFLNEHEKKSLLRYSWQSGAALLSAFGKKLDLDIPEKLEKESREEMIDRAIEHGDEHAIKFTEVCLKEFEFNPSPAYYAAASLARKFLEPLS, from the coding sequence ATGGAAGAAGAGGATACGATGGAAAAAGTTTTAGAATATTTAGAACCTTTTGGCCCGGATCTTAAAAACGGACTAAGCAATCATGCTCCTATGGCCTGTGAAGCATTGCTCACAATGGGAAAAAGAGAAAGTGTATTCCCTTGGTTAGAAAGATATGGAAGCCAATTCCTAGAGAAAAAGAAACCTAGAAACAAGATATATAGCGGTGACTGGAAAGATTTTTTAGGGGTACCTGAAACATATCCGGAATGGGAAAACTTTTTTAATGCAGAGTTGGAAGAAGGTCCCTGGCAGAAAACCGTCTCAGAATGGGCGGTCAAACTTGCTCCAGGAATTTGTGCAGACGCTACCCACGGAGTGATCCGCACCGGACATGCAGTCAGAAGTTTAACCAGAAAGGAATCAAGACGCAGGAAGAGAGAACTCGCTTCCGGATTAGCGGTTTGGGCTTCCTCTTATTTGGAATTGCCTACTTCTTTCGATTCTTTGCTCGGTCTACAACCGGAAGACGCTATACAAAAAGTGGACTTTGTCCCGGAAGAATTTAAAAACTTTTCAGGCACGATCGTTTCTTCTCTACAGGGATTAGGGGATTATGATCATTTTTCTCCAGTAATCGGATATCTAAACGTTTCTAAACAACCTGAGGAGATTATCTCTGGTTTGTCGGAAGGATTTTCCAGAGTGGTGTTGAATAATGTGGAAGATAATCTATCCGCGATCGTGTTTATACATTCCGTGACGAGTGTTTCCGCCCTCAGGAGTATATTACCTTTTCTGAATGAGCATGAAAAAAAATCCCTTTTGAGATATTCCTGGCAGTCTGGAGCCGCATTATTATCCGCCTTCGGCAAAAAATTGGACCTGGATATTCCCGAAAAATTAGAAAAGGAATCCAGAGAGGAAATGATAGATAGGGCGATTGAACATGGAGACGAACACGCGATCAAATTTACGGAAGTATGTTTGAAAGAATTTGAATTTAATCCTTCTCCTGCCTATTATGCGGCTGCGAGTTTGGCTAGAAAGTTTTTAGAACCCCTGTCTTAA